One bacterium DNA segment encodes these proteins:
- the cobD gene encoding threonine-phosphate decarboxylase CobD, whose protein sequence is MSRHEHGGNLNRLAEITACPAEDILDFSANINPLGPPQWLGPLISSTISSLVHYPDPDCRSLVKALSNRYAIREEEILVGNGSTELLYLFPRALPVSSALIPVPSYADYIRAAHQAGLSVEGILLEESCGFGLDFSTLEARLKGNELVVIGSPNNPTGHAVDASSLRLLARQHPSTFFMVDEAFIDFLEGADSLISHRPANVILLRSLTKFYAIPGLRLGWAAADAAIVERVREIAPPWSVNSIAQAAGEALFRQDSDYAGRTLALVGEERQFILSELRSLPGLTVFPGKANFLLVRIDHNDLKATTLARRMLKAGIAIRVCDNFLGLDERYFRLAIRTREENRRMLETLQAALGYSPGR, encoded by the coding sequence ATGTCAAGGCATGAGCATGGTGGGAATTTAAATCGATTGGCTGAAATCACCGCCTGCCCTGCTGAGGATATCCTTGATTTTTCCGCGAATATAAATCCCCTTGGACCTCCTCAATGGCTTGGCCCTCTGATCAGCTCAACGATAAGCTCCCTGGTGCATTACCCGGATCCTGATTGCCGGTCTTTAGTCAAGGCCCTCAGTAACCGGTATGCTATACGAGAAGAAGAGATTCTGGTTGGCAATGGATCAACTGAACTCCTGTATCTTTTTCCGCGAGCTCTTCCCGTATCGAGTGCTCTCATCCCGGTGCCGTCATACGCAGATTATATCAGGGCAGCGCACCAGGCCGGACTGTCTGTCGAAGGTATCCTCCTGGAAGAAAGCTGCGGATTTGGTCTCGATTTTTCAACCCTGGAGGCACGACTGAAAGGAAATGAACTGGTCGTGATCGGCAGCCCGAACAATCCTACCGGCCATGCGGTTGATGCGAGCTCGTTGCGGTTACTGGCCAGGCAGCATCCTTCTACCTTCTTTATGGTCGATGAGGCCTTTATCGATTTTCTTGAAGGTGCCGACAGTTTGATTTCTCATCGGCCCGCCAACGTCATCCTTCTTCGCTCGCTTACCAAATTCTACGCTATCCCCGGGTTGAGATTAGGGTGGGCTGCGGCTGACGCCGCGATAGTCGAAAGGGTGCGGGAAATTGCTCCCCCCTGGTCAGTCAACTCGATTGCCCAGGCAGCAGGGGAAGCGCTTTTCCGCCAGGATAGTGACTATGCCGGGCGGACCCTGGCTCTGGTGGGGGAGGAACGGCAGTTCATTCTCAGTGAGCTTCGCTCCCTGCCCGGATTAACGGTCTTTCCGGGAAAGGCCAATTTCCTTCTGGTGCGGATAGATCATAATGACTTGAAAGCCACAACCTTAGCCCGCCGGATGCTCAAGGCGGGAATAGCTATTCGCGTCTGCGATAACTTTCTGGGACTGGACGAGCGGTATTTCCGGCTGGCAATCAGAACAAGAGAAGAAAACAGG